The Martelella sp. AD-3 genome includes a region encoding these proteins:
- a CDS encoding sensor histidine kinase KdpD, with product MKRDTTQRHDPQDTETGLGPAASGAASQTPPVEAFRHALSVVEKGVPAIAILLVITAVGFLYIGRDMVFALWALTALVLHGVAFAVIRNAAREGKDAETLAKWNNRVIGAYWLAGAAWALTALLDCSACTGAAFPFFKGAMVIIALSLLALGAVALPKTTWHVFMPAVMAFGAIAYLGRAPFDIGLASTLAVVMVFIAYFSHQLGAGDQALQRKESEKDALNRKLAESLKKAEAAAQTAEDANKAKAAFLAAMSHDLRTPLNAIIGFSEIMKEEMMGPLKNPYYKEYASDIHSSGTHLLDMIDSVLDLSRLEAGGYRLTEQPVYLVDVIDASMAMVGPEAASRAISIHCDAGGRLAPVIADGRAVKQMLINLLSNAIKFSPEGSDILVSAGNTAEGGQYLSVRDYGCGMDEEALAAATDAFSRGRAADHVEGFGLGLSIVRQLVEAHQGALVLKSAPGRGTLASIELPEARVADLPATSLATGDLALPLSAERYMPFIPESIEIEAEESVRTAKGRSGRDRLAAALRRRARKVANDDAGRPSDADLALEARLEADIMEALDRERETERLKPANAA from the coding sequence ATGAAACGCGACACGACACAGCGTCATGATCCTCAGGACACAGAGACCGGGCTAGGTCCGGCCGCTTCCGGCGCGGCTTCGCAAACGCCGCCGGTCGAAGCCTTCCGTCATGCGCTTTCCGTCGTCGAAAAGGGCGTTCCCGCCATTGCGATCCTGCTGGTCATCACCGCGGTCGGCTTTCTTTATATCGGCAGGGACATGGTCTTTGCTCTCTGGGCGCTGACGGCGCTCGTCCTGCACGGCGTCGCCTTTGCCGTCATCCGCAACGCCGCGCGCGAGGGCAAGGATGCCGAAACCCTTGCCAAATGGAACAATCGCGTCATCGGCGCCTACTGGCTGGCGGGCGCGGCCTGGGCGCTGACCGCGCTTCTCGACTGCAGCGCCTGCACCGGCGCGGCCTTCCCCTTCTTCAAAGGGGCGATGGTGATCATCGCGCTCTCGCTGCTGGCGCTCGGCGCGGTCGCGCTGCCGAAGACGACCTGGCACGTTTTCATGCCCGCCGTGATGGCATTCGGCGCGATCGCCTATCTCGGGCGCGCGCCCTTCGACATCGGCCTTGCGTCGACCCTTGCCGTGGTCATGGTGTTCATCGCCTATTTCAGCCACCAGCTCGGCGCCGGCGACCAGGCCTTGCAGAGGAAGGAAAGCGAAAAGGACGCGCTGAACCGAAAGCTTGCCGAAAGCCTGAAAAAGGCCGAAGCGGCTGCACAGACGGCCGAGGACGCCAACAAGGCCAAGGCGGCCTTTCTCGCGGCGATGTCGCATGATCTGCGCACGCCGCTCAACGCCATCATCGGCTTTTCCGAAATCATGAAGGAAGAGATGATGGGACCGCTGAAAAACCCCTATTACAAGGAATATGCCTCCGACATCCACAGTTCCGGAACCCATCTTCTCGACATGATCGACAGCGTGCTCGATCTCTCCCGTCTGGAGGCCGGCGGATACCGGCTCACCGAACAGCCGGTCTATCTGGTCGATGTCATCGACGCGTCGATGGCGATGGTCGGACCCGAGGCCGCCTCGCGGGCGATCTCGATCCACTGCGACGCCGGGGGGCGGCTCGCACCGGTCATAGCCGATGGCCGCGCCGTCAAGCAGATGCTGATCAACCTGTTGTCTAACGCCATCAAGTTCTCGCCCGAGGGCTCCGACATTCTGGTCTCGGCCGGCAACACGGCCGAGGGCGGGCAGTATCTGAGCGTGCGCGATTACGGCTGCGGCATGGACGAGGAGGCGCTTGCGGCAGCTACGGATGCCTTCTCGCGCGGCCGGGCGGCGGACCATGTCGAAGGCTTCGGCCTCGGTCTCTCGATCGTCCGGCAGTTGGTCGAGGCGCACCAGGGCGCGCTCGTGCTCAAGTCCGCGCCGGGCCGGGGCACGCTTGCAAGCATCGAACTGCCCGAAGCCCGCGTGGCGGACCTGCCGGCGACGAGCCTTGCAACCGGCGACCTTGCCCTGCCGCTGTCGGCGGAGCGCTATATGCCATTCATCCCGGAGAGCATCGAGATCGAGGCCGAAGAGAGCGTCCGCACGGCGAAAGGCCGCAGCGGCCGCGACCGGCTGGCAGCCGCCCTCAGACGGCGTGCCCGCAAGGTCGCCAACGACGATGCCGGCCGCCCGTCCGACGCCGATCTCGCCCTTGAGGCCCGGCTGGAGGCGGACATCATGGAGGCGCTGGACCGCGAACGCGAAACGGAACGACTCAAGCCCGCCAATGCCGCATGA
- a CDS encoding GNAT family N-acetyltransferase — MTVIPTLETNRLRLRAPRFADWPAYLAFLASSRAQFMGGPHTDETAWPFFCNDVAQWQLFGHGALMLEDKDNAAVLGQVALCKGPLFPELELGWFLYEAAEGHGYALEAAAAMLQWGFAAREEQSFVSYIDPENRRSIRLAERLGASLDETAQRPHPATLVYRHPRP; from the coding sequence ATGACCGTCATTCCCACGCTTGAAACGAACCGACTGCGTCTGCGCGCGCCGCGCTTCGCCGACTGGCCGGCCTACCTTGCCTTTCTCGCCTCGTCGCGCGCGCAATTCATGGGCGGCCCGCACACGGACGAGACAGCCTGGCCGTTTTTCTGCAACGATGTCGCGCAATGGCAGCTCTTCGGGCACGGCGCGTTGATGCTCGAAGACAAAGACAACGCCGCCGTTCTCGGCCAGGTCGCACTGTGCAAGGGTCCGCTGTTTCCCGAACTGGAGCTTGGCTGGTTTCTTTACGAGGCCGCCGAGGGCCATGGCTATGCGCTGGAGGCCGCCGCTGCCATGCTGCAATGGGGTTTTGCCGCGCGCGAGGAGCAAAGCTTCGTCAGCTATATCGATCCGGAAAACCGCCGCTCCATCAGGCTCGCCGAACGACTGGGCGCAAGCCTCGACGAAACGGCGCAGCGCCCCCATCCTGCGACGCTCGTCTATCGCCACCCCCGCCCATGA
- a CDS encoding TIGR02281 family clan AA aspartic protease gives MTALRLFWILIAIVAVGMIMLMVTGGDGTTLGLANDEFASALWLAPLLVLVAAGVLQGQRNFGHVFQSLLIWAAILLVISAAYIFRHDFREVGARLFGGLVPGMSMTTTMVDGREQVIIGKRRDGHFTANVEVDGVSVAMLVDTGASRVTLTTRDAERIGFDAGSLSFTAMVSTANGNAMAAPVTLDEVAIGPITRRNVRAMVAGEGLLSQSLLGMSFLGTLSSVDMRAEELRLTD, from the coding sequence GTGACCGCCTTGCGCCTGTTCTGGATCCTGATCGCAATCGTCGCAGTGGGGATGATCATGCTGATGGTCACCGGCGGCGACGGCACCACGCTCGGCCTTGCCAATGACGAGTTCGCCTCCGCGCTCTGGCTTGCGCCGCTGCTGGTTCTCGTCGCCGCCGGCGTGCTGCAGGGCCAGCGCAATTTCGGCCATGTGTTCCAGTCGCTGCTGATCTGGGCCGCGATCCTGCTGGTCATTTCCGCCGCCTATATCTTCCGCCATGATTTCCGGGAGGTCGGCGCCCGCCTCTTCGGCGGCCTCGTGCCCGGCATGTCGATGACGACGACCATGGTCGACGGCCGCGAACAGGTGATTATCGGCAAGCGCCGCGACGGGCACTTCACCGCCAATGTCGAAGTCGACGGCGTCAGCGTGGCGATGCTGGTCGACACCGGCGCAAGCCGGGTGACGCTGACGACAAGGGACGCGGAGCGGATCGGCTTCGATGCCGGATCGCTCAGCTTCACGGCGATGGTCTCAACGGCAAACGGCAACGCCATGGCGGCCCCCGTCACGCTTGACGAGGTCGCGATCGGCCCGATCACGCGCCGCAACGTCCGCGCCATGGTGGCCGGGGAAGGCCTTCTGTCTCAAAGCCTGCTCGGCATGAGCTTCCTCGGCACGCTGAGTTCGGTCGACATGCGCGCCGAGGAACTGCGCCTCACCGATTGA
- the cobT gene encoding nicotinate-nucleotide--dimethylbenzimidazole phosphoribosyltransferase produces MEAAGQPFDDFRALLEALPGADTPALAAARKRNSLLTKPEGALGRLEEIAMWLAAWSGRAPSVNRPMVAVFAGNHGIAAKGITPYPATVTQQMVGNFEKGGAAINQICASVDLSLKIFDLALDYPTGDITVEPALSERDCAATMAYGMEAVAGGVDLLCLGEMGIGNTAIAAALCLGLYGGSAAEWVGPGTGAEGEMLERKIAAVEQAVACHKDHLSDPLELLRRLGGREFAAIAGAIIAARMQKVPVLLDGYAVTAAAAVLKAANPSALDHCMIAHVSAEPGHLKLIQKLGKTPLLALGMRLGEGTGAALAASLVKSAAACHTGMATFEEAGVSGRG; encoded by the coding sequence ATGGAAGCCGCCGGACAGCCCTTCGATGATTTCCGTGCTCTGCTGGAGGCTCTCCCGGGAGCCGATACGCCAGCCCTTGCGGCGGCGCGGAAGCGTAATTCTTTGCTGACGAAGCCGGAGGGCGCGCTCGGACGCCTGGAAGAGATCGCCATGTGGCTTGCCGCCTGGAGCGGGCGTGCACCGTCGGTGAACCGTCCCATGGTCGCCGTCTTTGCCGGCAATCACGGCATCGCGGCCAAAGGCATCACGCCCTATCCGGCAACCGTCACGCAGCAAATGGTGGGCAATTTCGAGAAGGGTGGCGCGGCGATCAACCAGATCTGCGCCTCGGTCGACCTCAGCCTCAAGATCTTCGATCTGGCGCTCGACTATCCGACCGGCGATATTACCGTGGAGCCCGCCCTTTCCGAACGCGATTGCGCGGCGACCATGGCCTACGGCATGGAGGCGGTTGCCGGCGGGGTGGACCTGCTCTGCCTCGGCGAAATGGGCATCGGCAACACCGCGATTGCCGCGGCGCTCTGCCTCGGGCTTTACGGCGGTTCCGCCGCCGAATGGGTCGGCCCCGGAACCGGTGCGGAAGGCGAGATGCTGGAACGCAAGATCGCCGCCGTCGAACAGGCCGTGGCCTGCCACAAGGACCATCTCTCCGATCCGCTGGAACTGCTGCGCAGGCTCGGGGGACGCGAGTTCGCGGCAATCGCCGGGGCCATCATCGCCGCGCGGATGCAGAAGGTGCCGGTGTTGCTCGACGGCTATGCCGTGACCGCCGCCGCCGCCGTGCTGAAGGCCGCCAATCCCTCGGCGCTCGATCACTGCATGATCGCCCATGTCTCGGCCGAGCCGGGGCATCTGAAGCTGATCCAGAAGCTGGGCAAGACGCCGCTTCTTGCGCTCGGCATGCGCCTCGGCGAGGGCACGGGCGCGGCGCTTGCCGCAAGTCTGGTGAAATCGGCGGCGGCCTGCCACACCGGCATGGCGACCTTCGAGGAGGCCGGCGTCTCCGGACGGGGCTGA
- a CDS encoding SH3 domain-containing protein has translation MKLRAFITSTGLALAATLFAVQAEAQSVNAYATTSVNLRAGPSTSYPVITVVPAGAAIANNGCLADYSWCDVSYANYRGWLAARYMKVPYQGQRQVLTPGIAFATGIAVTAFSQSYWNNYYRGYPWYGAWNRYPPPPPPRPYRPPPGWRAPPGWGGPPPGWRPPPGYRPGWGAPPPHAAPPPYRPPPHAAPPPHRPPHRPPPGARPPYYGPGPVRPGPSMRPGERRFDRR, from the coding sequence ATGAAACTCCGCGCCTTCATCACCTCAACCGGCCTCGCGCTCGCCGCGACGCTTTTCGCCGTTCAGGCCGAGGCCCAGTCGGTGAACGCCTATGCGACGACCAGCGTCAACCTGCGTGCCGGCCCGTCAACCTCCTATCCGGTGATCACCGTCGTGCCGGCGGGCGCGGCGATCGCCAATAATGGCTGCCTTGCCGACTACAGCTGGTGCGACGTGTCCTACGCCAATTATCGCGGATGGCTTGCCGCGCGCTACATGAAGGTGCCCTATCAGGGTCAACGCCAGGTGCTGACGCCGGGAATAGCCTTTGCCACCGGCATCGCCGTCACCGCCTTCTCCCAGTCCTACTGGAACAATTACTATCGCGGCTATCCCTGGTACGGGGCCTGGAACCGCTACCCGCCGCCGCCGCCGCCAAGGCCCTATCGGCCGCCGCCCGGCTGGCGCGCACCGCCGGGCTGGGGCGGACCGCCGCCCGGATGGCGTCCGCCGCCCGGTTATCGTCCGGGCTGGGGCGCGCCGCCGCCGCACGCAGCCCCGCCGCCCTACCGTCCGCCACCGCATGCGGCACCGCCGCCGCATCGTCCGCCGCATCGTCCGCCGCCGGGCGCCCGCCCGCCCTATTACGGCCCGGGACCCGTGCGTCCCGGCCCATCCATGCGACCAGGCGAACGACGCTTCGACCGCCGCTGA
- a CDS encoding adenosylcobinamide-GDP ribazoletransferase: MTRLSNLAKDLAVATGFLTRYPIPAQMQTVPPDGARAAWAFPLAAVLAALLPALVLPSLTMLGAGPLLAALIAIAVSLMVTGALHEDGLADSFDGLFGGQDRAAALAIMKDSSTGAYGTIALILSILLQAVALAVLVAEGSWNAALFLIAGAAGGRAAMVCQWSALPSARTDGAASALGRPGRQSALCAVLGGVVIIGLSALATGTVWPALAALVCGAAAALGFSLFVARRLGGCTGDTLGATARISETVFLVALAICV, translated from the coding sequence ATGACGCGACTGTCGAACCTGGCGAAAGACCTCGCCGTGGCAACCGGTTTTCTGACGAGATATCCCATTCCGGCGCAAATGCAAACCGTTCCGCCGGACGGCGCGCGCGCGGCATGGGCCTTTCCCCTTGCCGCCGTTCTCGCAGCCCTGTTGCCTGCCCTTGTTTTGCCGTCCCTGACGATGCTCGGCGCCGGGCCTTTGCTGGCGGCGCTGATCGCAATCGCGGTCAGCCTCATGGTCACCGGCGCGCTTCACGAGGACGGTCTTGCCGATTCCTTCGACGGCCTTTTCGGCGGACAGGACCGCGCGGCCGCGCTGGCGATCATGAAGGACAGCAGCACCGGAGCCTACGGTACGATCGCCCTTATCCTCTCAATCCTGTTGCAGGCCGTCGCACTTGCGGTCCTGGTTGCAGAGGGTTCGTGGAATGCAGCGCTTTTCCTCATCGCCGGAGCGGCAGGCGGGCGCGCCGCCATGGTCTGTCAATGGAGCGCCCTTCCGTCAGCGCGCACCGACGGAGCAGCGTCCGCCCTCGGTCGCCCCGGAAGACAGTCGGCGCTCTGCGCAGTTCTCGGCGGCGTCGTCATCATCGGCCTTTCGGCCCTCGCGACCGGGACGGTGTGGCCCGCGCTTGCCGCCCTTGTCTGCGGCGCGGCCGCCGCCCTCGGTTTCAGCCTGTTCGTCGCCCGCCGTCTCGGCGGCTGCACGGGCGATACGCTCGGCGCCACGGCCCGGATCAGCGAGACCGTCTTCCTCGTCGCCCTTGCCATTTGCGTCTGA
- a CDS encoding FAD-dependent monooxygenase produces the protein MTISHAAIVGAGISGLTAALALARHGISSEIFEQADALAEVGAGLQISPNASRCLAKIGVLGRLEGQWREPKKVALASGLTLRELAHVPVGEARKRWGAPYGTLHRATLQSALKHAVADEPLATLRLGARIDKANRATLSGRTEKPADIIICADGVWSHSRRQIKGAPEARFSGNIAWRFVLSSEDAPGFLERDSVTAFMGPMAHLVAYPLRDVGGFNLVAIAAGASAGEAWHTEVDSSWKTALERHFKGWNPELTRLFSADKPTFWPLYEAGEGNWHNGSDTIVIGDAAHALMPFSAQGAAMAIEDGFELAAFLAGMEAPQAFEAFVAHRKPRLAALRKRTGFNKFAYHASGPIRIGRDIVLKLRSPEALAGELDWLYGYHAYGLDRI, from the coding sequence ATGACGATTTCACACGCAGCCATTGTCGGCGCCGGCATTTCCGGCCTGACGGCCGCTCTGGCGCTTGCCCGGCACGGCATTTCCAGCGAGATCTTCGAGCAGGCGGATGCGCTCGCCGAAGTCGGCGCCGGCCTGCAGATCTCGCCCAATGCCTCGCGCTGCCTGGCGAAGATCGGCGTTCTCGGCCGGCTCGAGGGGCAGTGGCGGGAGCCGAAGAAAGTGGCGCTGGCCTCGGGCCTGACGCTCAGGGAGCTCGCCCACGTTCCCGTCGGCGAGGCGCGCAAGCGCTGGGGCGCCCCCTATGGCACGCTGCACCGCGCGACGCTGCAATCGGCGCTCAAACACGCCGTCGCGGATGAACCGCTCGCAACCCTCAGGCTCGGCGCCCGCATCGACAAGGCAAACAGGGCAACGCTTTCCGGCAGGACGGAAAAACCCGCCGATATCATCATCTGCGCCGACGGCGTCTGGTCGCACAGCCGGCGTCAGATCAAGGGCGCGCCGGAAGCGCGCTTTTCCGGCAATATCGCCTGGCGCTTCGTGCTCTCTTCCGAAGACGCGCCCGGCTTTCTCGAGCGCGACAGCGTGACCGCCTTCATGGGACCGATGGCCCATCTCGTCGCCTATCCGCTGCGCGATGTCGGCGGCTTCAACCTCGTCGCCATCGCCGCCGGCGCAAGCGCCGGGGAAGCCTGGCACACCGAGGTCGACAGTAGCTGGAAAACGGCGCTGGAGCGCCACTTCAAGGGCTGGAACCCGGAGCTGACCCGGCTGTTTTCCGCCGACAAGCCAACCTTCTGGCCGCTCTACGAGGCGGGCGAAGGCAACTGGCACAACGGCAGCGACACAATTGTGATCGGCGATGCCGCCCACGCGCTGATGCCATTTTCCGCGCAAGGGGCGGCAATGGCGATCGAGGATGGTTTCGAACTGGCCGCCTTCCTCGCCGGCATGGAAGCGCCCCAGGCCTTCGAGGCCTTCGTCGCCCATCGCAAGCCGCGCCTTGCGGCGCTGCGCAAGCGCACCGGCTTCAACAAGTTCGCCTATCACGCGTCAGGCCCCATTCGCATCGGCCGCGATATCGTGCTGAAGCTGCGCTCGCCCGAAGCGCTCGCGGGCGAACTCGACTGGCTCTATGGCTATCACGCCTACGGGCTCGACCGGATCTGA
- the cysE gene encoding serine O-acetyltransferase has protein sequence MAAHPDKTGHETSLKAVDPIWASLRAEAEYALEKDPILAAFLYSTILNHTSLEDCVVYRICERLDHPDVQAILLRQTFDEMRRDWPEWGDILRVDIQAVYDRDPACTRFMEPVLYFKGFHAIQTHRLAHWLWQKGRQDFALYLQSRSSSVFQTDINPAAKMGKGIFLDHATGLVVGMTATIGDDVSILQGVTLGGTGKESGDRHPKIGDSVLIGAGAKVLGNITVGHCSRIAAGSVVLKPVPANSTVAGVPAKVIGTAGCSDPARSMDQLIGSED, from the coding sequence ATGGCCGCACATCCCGACAAGACCGGTCACGAGACCAGCCTGAAGGCCGTCGACCCGATCTGGGCGAGCCTCAGGGCCGAGGCGGAATACGCGCTTGAGAAGGACCCGATCCTTGCCGCCTTTCTCTATTCGACGATCCTGAACCACACATCGCTTGAGGATTGCGTCGTCTACCGCATCTGCGAGCGGCTCGATCATCCGGACGTCCAGGCGATCCTGCTGCGCCAGACCTTTGACGAGATGCGGCGCGACTGGCCGGAATGGGGCGATATCCTCCGGGTCGACATCCAGGCCGTCTATGACCGCGACCCGGCCTGCACCCGCTTCATGGAACCGGTGCTCTATTTCAAGGGGTTTCACGCAATCCAGACCCACAGGCTGGCGCACTGGCTGTGGCAGAAGGGACGCCAGGATTTCGCGCTCTACCTGCAGAGCCGCTCTTCCAGCGTGTTCCAGACCGACATCAATCCAGCCGCGAAAATGGGCAAGGGCATCTTCCTCGACCATGCGACCGGTCTCGTCGTCGGCATGACCGCCACGATCGGCGACGATGTCTCGATCCTGCAGGGCGTCACGCTCGGCGGCACGGGCAAGGAAAGCGGCGACCGCCACCCGAAGATCGGCGACAGCGTTCTGATCGGCGCCGGCGCCAAGGTGCTCGGCAACATCACCGTCGGCCATTGCTCGCGGATTGCCGCGGGCTCCGTGGTGCTGAAGCCGGTTCCGGCCAATTCGACGGTTGCGGGCGTTCCGGCGAAGGTGATCGGCACGGCCGGTTGCTCCGACCCCGCCCGGTCGATGGATCAGTTGATCGGCTCGGAAGACTGA
- a CDS encoding zinc-finger domain-containing protein translates to MAGHAIAHFKNDEGHRTIEIGVKEFMCVGASAPFDHPHIFIDMGDDDEAVCSYCSTLYKFSPALHGEETNPPGCAYRVDAA, encoded by the coding sequence ATGGCTGGCCACGCGATCGCCCATTTCAAGAATGACGAAGGACACAGGACCATCGAGATCGGCGTCAAGGAATTCATGTGCGTCGGCGCGTCCGCACCGTTCGACCATCCGCATATCTTCATCGACATGGGCGATGACGACGAGGCGGTCTGTTCCTATTGCTCGACGCTCTACAAGTTCTCGCCGGCCCTTCACGGCGAAGAGACCAACCCGCCCGGCTGCGCCTACCGCGTCGACGCCGCCTGA
- a CDS encoding sulfite exporter TauE/SafE family protein, protein MPPISEILQLVVLLAVAGCVAGFLAGLFGIGGGAVLVPVFYQAFALAGVDEGVRMKLCVGTSLAIIIPTSLRSFQSHYKRGTVDMKLLRQWIIAVPFGAIVSAMVIAYAPGDVLRAAFAVITLLIGLKMLYPKASKWRLGEDLPKNPALFGCGWLIGLLSGLIGIGGGTLNNTFMTLYNRSMLQAVATSAGVGVLISIPSFVGNVIGGWGHPGLPVLSTGYVNWIAVALIIPITLLIAPVGARAAHAVSDRVLTAGFGIFLLTISARFFISFF, encoded by the coding sequence ATGCCGCCGATTTCCGAAATCCTGCAACTCGTCGTTCTGCTGGCAGTGGCCGGCTGCGTCGCCGGCTTCCTCGCCGGCCTCTTCGGCATTGGCGGCGGCGCCGTGCTGGTGCCGGTCTTCTACCAGGCCTTCGCGCTTGCCGGCGTGGACGAGGGCGTGCGCATGAAGCTCTGCGTCGGAACCTCGCTTGCCATCATCATTCCGACCTCGCTGCGTTCCTTCCAGTCGCATTACAAGCGCGGCACGGTGGACATGAAGCTGCTGAGGCAATGGATCATCGCCGTGCCCTTCGGCGCCATCGTCTCGGCCATGGTCATCGCCTATGCGCCGGGCGACGTGCTGCGCGCGGCCTTCGCCGTGATCACGCTGCTGATCGGCCTGAAGATGCTCTATCCGAAGGCCTCGAAATGGCGGCTCGGCGAGGACCTGCCGAAGAACCCCGCTCTGTTCGGCTGCGGCTGGCTGATCGGGCTTTTGTCCGGGCTGATCGGCATCGGCGGCGGCACGCTCAACAACACCTTCATGACGCTCTACAACCGGTCGATGCTGCAGGCGGTGGCGACGTCGGCGGGGGTCGGCGTGCTGATCTCGATCCCGAGTTTTGTCGGCAACGTCATCGGCGGCTGGGGCCATCCCGGGCTTCCGGTTCTGTCCACCGGCTATGTCAACTGGATCGCGGTGGCGCTGATCATTCCGATCACGCTCCTGATCGCGCCCGTCGGCGCGCGCGCCGCCCATGCGGTTTCCGACCGGGTGCTGACGGCCGGTTTCGGCATTTTCCTGCTGACGATCTCCGCCCGCTTCTTCATCTCGTTCTTCTGA
- a CDS encoding alpha/beta fold hydrolase produces MNLNLPQFRSFEHDGLELAFFDEGAGAPVLLIHGFASTAAVNWVHPGWLKTLGDAGYRVIAIDNRGHGQSDKPHDPEVYYPALMAGDAAALLEHLEIESAHVMGYSMGARISAYLALAHPQKVRSLVFGGLGIGLCDGVGDWDAIAAALRAPSLDDVTDEKGRMFRAFADQTKSDRLALAACIETSRQNIARDEIGKIAAPTLIGVGTKDDLAGSPQTLAGQMQNAIALDIPNRDHMLAVGDKVFKKAVLEFLARENGG; encoded by the coding sequence ATGAACCTCAACCTTCCGCAGTTCAGATCGTTTGAACATGACGGGCTCGAACTCGCCTTTTTCGACGAGGGCGCGGGCGCGCCGGTGCTGCTGATCCACGGCTTCGCCTCGACGGCGGCGGTCAACTGGGTGCATCCGGGCTGGCTGAAGACGCTTGGCGATGCCGGCTACCGGGTGATCGCGATCGACAATCGCGGCCACGGCCAGAGCGACAAGCCGCATGACCCCGAGGTCTATTACCCTGCGCTGATGGCCGGAGACGCGGCGGCGCTGCTCGAGCATCTCGAAATCGAAAGCGCCCATGTGATGGGCTATTCGATGGGCGCGCGGATCTCGGCCTATCTGGCGCTCGCCCATCCGCAAAAGGTGCGCTCGCTCGTCTTCGGCGGCCTCGGCATCGGCCTTTGCGACGGGGTGGGCGACTGGGACGCGATCGCGGCGGCCCTGAGGGCGCCTTCGCTCGATGACGTCACCGACGAGAAGGGACGCATGTTCCGCGCCTTTGCCGACCAGACGAAGAGCGACCGTCTGGCCCTTGCCGCCTGCATCGAAACCTCGCGCCAGAACATTGCGCGGGACGAGATCGGAAAGATCGCGGCGCCGACGCTGATCGGCGTCGGCACGAAGGACGATCTGGCGGGCTCGCCGCAGACGCTGGCAGGGCAGATGCAGAACGCGATCGCGCTCGATATTCCCAATCGCGACCACATGCTGGCCGTCGGCGACAAGGTGTTCAAGAAGGCCGTTCTGGAATTCCTTGCGCGCGAGAACGGCGGCTGA
- a CDS encoding DUF3126 family protein produces the protein MKPDEIKKLDSYFKRMFGPLFAVRARPRKDDSCEVYREDEFIGVIYLDDEDGDRSFNFSMAILDVDLEP, from the coding sequence TTGAAGCCAGACGAAATCAAAAAGCTCGACTCCTATTTCAAGCGCATGTTCGGGCCGCTCTTTGCCGTGCGCGCGCGTCCGCGCAAGGACGATTCCTGCGAGGTCTACCGCGAGGACGAATTCATCGGCGTCATCTATCTCGACGATGAGGACGGCGACCGCTCCTTCAATTTCTCCATGGCGATCCTCGACGTCGATCTCGAGCCCTGA
- a CDS encoding diacylglycerol kinase, whose protein sequence is MAEPPIEKQKGIRHLFAAGGYSWQGFLRLLKEEAFRHELIGFVIGLAIFVLVGASGLEFMIFVILMFSLFAAEALNTAVEEIIDRVSPERSVEGKHAKDLGSFATFCLICCNVIYAVYVVFF, encoded by the coding sequence ATGGCCGAACCGCCGATCGAGAAGCAAAAGGGCATTCGCCATCTGTTCGCCGCCGGCGGCTATTCCTGGCAGGGCTTCCTGCGGCTGCTCAAGGAAGAAGCCTTTCGTCATGAACTGATCGGCTTCGTCATCGGCCTTGCCATATTCGTCCTTGTCGGTGCGAGCGGCCTCGAGTTCATGATCTTCGTGATCCTGATGTTCTCACTGTTTGCCGCCGAGGCGCTGAACACGGCCGTCGAGGAGATCATCGACCGGGTCTCGCCGGAACGCTCGGTGGAAGGCAAGCACGCCAAGGACCTCGGCTCCTTCGCCACCTTCTGCCTGATCTGCTGCAATGTCATCTACGCCGTCTATGTCGTGTTCTTCTAG